A genomic stretch from Desulfotignum balticum DSM 7044 includes:
- a CDS encoding tetratricopeptide repeat protein, translating into MKKYYTHTQPALVCIFFSVCFFLCACASDTEKKEQFLSQGQTFLEKGEFGNAVIQLKNAIDIDPESIRAWEMLAQAYLKTGDTQQGFSSLLRLEQIDPNNLDTVTQVASFYLLAQQTQEAETRVNRVLAEQPNHIPALYLKAGILSRDPANLDQIADIYEKILAIDTRQPKAYLALARIYAARSEFTAAETSLKTALELEPESARVYKTLFDFYLSRGDTPAAEAVIENYINQAPADPEPHTFLGSFYLTRNDFEKAEDQFDSALKKDPENLNAHMLMADLYVRQSRIDDATAYIRQAMDLAPENHGVLTACAEFYFSLNNILRSQEIVDEILSQRPGFFPARILKGKILAEKNELDAAAAIFRKMIQEDPESGQAYYLLGSVLEKANDSAQAKAMLSTAIEKAPYLYQARLLLGEIHFQEGDIALAKDHAGQVLKQVPNHYHAGILLGNTLLETQDIPAARTVFEQLIQSTPDNPVALYRLGILERSEKNYDRAVTYLNQALDIDPDLMDVFSGLITVYALQQKFEQAIARCDEHLAARGEDPMVAAVILNLKANILLADNQLENAVTTYEQAILKNPSYVTPYLSLGKIYTAQARFQEAIQTYTALIEKRPDQASAHTLIGTLYENKGQFDLAQTHYKTALEIDPDLIPALNNLAYLYAEQGIHLNQALDMARQARRQTQQAPAVMDTLGWVYFKKSLFDSAAMEFTAAIDIDPSNPVFFYHLGRARLEQGRTDDARDAFETALSLQSDFKGAESARKILADL; encoded by the coding sequence ATGAAAAAATATTATACGCACACGCAACCGGCTTTGGTCTGTATCTTTTTTTCTGTCTGTTTTTTTCTGTGTGCCTGTGCTTCGGATACGGAAAAAAAGGAACAATTTTTATCCCAGGGACAGACATTTCTTGAAAAAGGCGAATTCGGCAACGCCGTGATTCAGCTGAAAAATGCCATAGACATCGACCCCGAATCTATCCGGGCATGGGAAATGCTGGCCCAGGCATATCTTAAAACGGGAGACACCCAGCAGGGATTCAGCAGTCTGTTGCGCCTGGAGCAGATCGATCCTAACAACCTGGATACTGTGACCCAGGTGGCATCTTTTTATCTGCTGGCCCAGCAGACCCAGGAAGCGGAAACCCGGGTAAACCGGGTACTGGCTGAGCAGCCAAACCATATTCCGGCCTTGTATCTGAAAGCGGGGATTCTGAGCCGGGACCCGGCAAACCTGGATCAGATTGCCGATATTTATGAAAAAATACTGGCGATCGATACCCGGCAACCCAAAGCATACCTGGCTTTGGCCAGAATTTATGCGGCCAGGTCCGAGTTCACGGCGGCAGAAACCAGCTTGAAAACCGCGCTGGAGCTGGAACCTGAATCCGCACGCGTGTATAAAACCCTGTTTGATTTTTATCTTTCCAGAGGGGATACACCTGCAGCGGAAGCCGTCATTGAAAATTACATCAACCAAGCCCCCGCAGATCCGGAACCCCATACATTTCTGGGAAGTTTTTACCTGACACGCAATGATTTTGAAAAAGCGGAAGATCAGTTTGATTCCGCATTGAAAAAAGATCCTGAAAATCTGAACGCGCATATGTTGATGGCGGATTTGTATGTGCGTCAGTCCAGAATCGATGATGCCACCGCTTATATCCGCCAAGCCATGGACCTGGCACCGGAGAATCATGGGGTGTTGACCGCATGTGCGGAATTTTATTTTTCTTTGAATAACATCCTTCGATCCCAGGAGATCGTGGATGAAATTTTGAGTCAACGACCGGGTTTTTTCCCTGCCAGAATACTGAAAGGAAAAATTCTGGCGGAAAAGAATGAACTGGATGCTGCGGCCGCCATTTTCCGGAAAATGATCCAGGAAGATCCGGAATCCGGTCAAGCCTATTACCTGCTGGGGTCCGTACTGGAAAAAGCTAATGATTCTGCCCAGGCCAAGGCCATGCTGTCCACGGCCATCGAAAAAGCCCCTTATCTGTATCAGGCCCGCCTGCTTCTGGGAGAAATCCATTTCCAGGAAGGGGATATCGCGCTGGCAAAAGACCATGCCGGACAGGTACTCAAACAAGTGCCCAACCATTATCATGCCGGTATCCTGCTGGGAAATACATTGCTGGAAACCCAGGACATTCCGGCGGCCCGAACTGTTTTTGAACAGCTCATACAATCCACACCGGACAACCCTGTGGCTTTGTATCGGCTGGGAATCCTGGAACGGTCTGAAAAAAATTATGACCGGGCAGTCACTTACCTGAACCAGGCCTTAGACATCGATCCGGATCTTATGGATGTATTTTCCGGTCTGATCACCGTTTATGCCCTGCAGCAAAAATTTGAACAGGCGATTGCCCGCTGTGACGAACATCTTGCCGCAAGAGGGGAGGATCCCATGGTGGCCGCCGTGATTCTCAATCTCAAAGCCAACATCCTTCTGGCGGACAACCAGCTGGAAAACGCCGTCACAACCTATGAACAGGCCATATTGAAAAATCCCTCATATGTCACCCCCTATCTGAGCCTGGGAAAAATATACACGGCCCAAGCGCGGTTTCAAGAGGCGATTCAGACCTATACCGCCCTCATTGAAAAACGTCCGGATCAGGCTTCGGCCCATACGCTGATCGGCACGCTATACGAAAACAAAGGGCAATTCGATCTGGCACAAACCCATTACAAGACGGCCCTGGAAATCGATCCGGATCTCATCCCGGCGCTTAATAACCTTGCTTACCTGTATGCGGAACAGGGGATTCACCTGAACCAGGCCCTGGATATGGCCCGGCAGGCCAGACGTCAAACCCAGCAGGCACCGGCTGTCATGGATACATTGGGATGGGTTTATTTTAAAAAAAGTTTGTTTGACAGCGCGGCCATGGAATTTACAGCCGCCATTGACATTGACCCGTCAAACCCCGTGTTTTTCTATCACCTGGGACGGGCCCGCCTGGAACAGGGGCGGACCGATGATGCCAGAGACGCCTTTGAAACGGCGTTATCGCTTCAATCGGATTTCAAGGGAGCCGAATCCGCCCGAAAAATTCTGGCAGACCTGTAA
- a CDS encoding universal stress protein has translation MKILVGYDGGEEGRLALALARDTAVFHNAFVHVITSMEGGSSEKQADIQTAEKNLNFAKSLLAHAHIQCDCQQSVRGMSAGEDLVKFAEENEINQIFLGIRKKSRAQKAILGSTARYVILKAPCPVTTVKFDLDTISTQDLIKDRRILVVDDEPDILETIEELMDMCILDTAVSFEAARKKLDESIYDLAILDIMGVRGYDILTLAKEKNLPALMLTAHALTPENLKESITKGADAYIPKDELANLPTHVADVLRNRIQGNQGYGAWFSKLKPFFDKSFGSGWQEKDKNFWKSFNDKYGR, from the coding sequence ATGAAAATTCTGGTGGGATATGACGGCGGAGAAGAAGGACGTCTGGCCCTGGCCCTGGCACGGGACACAGCAGTGTTCCACAACGCCTTTGTGCATGTGATCACCTCCATGGAAGGGGGGTCTTCGGAAAAACAGGCGGATATCCAGACAGCGGAGAAAAACCTGAATTTCGCCAAAAGCCTTCTGGCGCACGCCCATATCCAATGTGACTGCCAGCAGAGCGTCCGGGGCATGTCCGCTGGAGAAGATCTGGTAAAATTTGCCGAAGAAAATGAGATCAACCAGATTTTTCTGGGAATCCGGAAAAAATCCCGGGCACAGAAAGCCATTTTGGGGTCCACGGCCCGGTACGTGATCCTCAAGGCCCCCTGCCCGGTCACAACCGTGAAGTTCGATCTGGACACCATCTCCACCCAGGACCTGATCAAAGACCGCCGCATCCTGGTGGTGGATGACGAACCCGACATATTAGAGACCATTGAAGAACTCATGGATATGTGTATCTTAGATACGGCCGTTTCTTTTGAGGCAGCCAGAAAAAAACTGGATGAATCCATCTATGATCTGGCCATTCTGGATATTATGGGCGTCAGGGGCTATGACATCCTGACGCTGGCCAAAGAAAAAAACCTGCCCGCCCTGATGCTCACGGCCCATGCCCTGACACCGGAAAATCTGAAGGAATCCATCACAAAAGGGGCGGATGCCTATATTCCCAAAGATGAACTGGCCAATCTGCCCACCCATGTGGCAGATGTCCTCCGGAACCGGATCCAGGGGAATCAGGGGTATGGGGCCTGGTTTTCCAAACTCAAACCGTTTTTTGATAAATCCTTTGGATCGGGCTGGCAGGAAAAAGACAAAAATTTCTGGAAATCCTTTAACGACAAATACGGCAGATAA
- a CDS encoding ABC transporter ATP-binding protein — protein sequence METNLLEVNNIEVVYNDIIQVLRGVSLSVPKGSIVALLGTNGAGKTTTLRAISGLLKPENGAIREGHITFDGTDTTHKMGTDVVKLGAVMVPEGRRVFKHLTVSENIIVGSITRKDGASAIKKDNDLMYKHFPRLSNVTNRMAGYSSGGEQQMIAIARALMAAPKMLMLDEPSLGLAPLLVKEIFDNIQRINKELSTTILVVEQNAKVALAVSDYAYIMESGKIVLEGPSKELQNNPDVKEFYMGITKGGGRKSFKDVKSYKRRKRWM from the coding sequence ATGGAAACCAATCTGCTGGAAGTCAACAATATTGAAGTGGTCTACAATGACATCATCCAGGTGCTGCGGGGGGTGAGTCTGTCTGTTCCCAAGGGCAGCATTGTGGCGCTGCTGGGCACCAACGGGGCCGGCAAAACCACGACCCTGCGGGCCATTTCCGGGCTCCTGAAACCGGAGAACGGGGCCATCAGAGAAGGCCATATCACCTTTGACGGCACTGACACTACCCATAAAATGGGCACGGATGTGGTGAAACTCGGAGCCGTGATGGTGCCTGAAGGCCGCCGGGTATTCAAACACCTGACCGTGAGCGAGAATATCATTGTGGGTTCCATTACCCGGAAAGACGGGGCTTCCGCCATCAAAAAAGACAATGATCTCATGTACAAACATTTCCCCCGGCTCTCCAATGTCACCAACCGTATGGCCGGATACAGCTCCGGCGGCGAACAGCAGATGATCGCCATTGCCAGGGCACTGATGGCGGCTCCCAAGATGCTTATGCTGGACGAACCCTCTCTGGGCCTGGCCCCGCTGCTGGTCAAAGAAATATTTGACAATATCCAGCGCATCAACAAAGAACTGTCCACCACCATCCTGGTGGTGGAGCAGAACGCCAAGGTGGCCCTGGCAGTTTCCGACTATGCCTATATCATGGAATCTGGTAAAATCGTGCTGGAAGGCCCCTCCAAAGAACTGCAGAACAACCCGGATGTCAAAGAATTTTATATGGGCATTACCAAAGGGGGCGGACGGAAATCCTTTAAAGATGTAAAATCTTATAAACGGCGCAAACGCTGGATGTAG
- a CDS encoding ABC transporter substrate-binding protein, whose product MKSKATLFFNAFLVIVFVLAFTLPASAGKTYKLGMSLAITGPTSDAGNPYAKGAEDWFKFVNETDYLGDGDKIDCPIRDDQYKNDTTKRFFEEFLDDGILIFLSYATGGNLALKRDFEEVQIPVIPASYHEGLIVDANYTFMPVATYSENAVGLAEYITENHQGDNIPQVAFFIHPSAFGRGPLEDTQKAIAEGMKIEIVEVVEHGTDLDNTAMLQRLVSKGVQYVICQTVQTPVATMLTDAQRLGVTAGSFGEKGKLTFLGAHYTGGSDLIALAGTATEGYIWADSYNLTSENNEGAKKQLELAKRYDRDDKAANSHNYGAGILAAQIATEAIKMAKSADLKVTRENLYKMLQKMNFNSFVAAGPVTYSETERIGVDVQNIYIAQDGVFKKIQSFESQYIQKVRAGR is encoded by the coding sequence ATGAAAAGCAAGGCCACATTATTTTTCAACGCATTTTTGGTTATTGTGTTCGTGTTAGCATTCACCCTGCCGGCAAGTGCCGGCAAAACATACAAACTCGGGATGTCACTGGCCATCACCGGCCCGACATCCGATGCGGGAAACCCCTATGCCAAAGGGGCGGAAGACTGGTTCAAATTTGTCAATGAAACCGATTATCTGGGAGACGGTGACAAAATCGACTGCCCCATCCGGGATGACCAATACAAAAATGACACCACCAAGCGGTTTTTTGAAGAATTTCTGGATGACGGGATCCTGATTTTCTTAAGCTACGCCACGGGCGGCAACCTGGCATTGAAAAGAGATTTTGAAGAAGTGCAGATTCCGGTGATTCCCGCCTCCTATCATGAAGGCCTGATTGTGGATGCCAATTATACCTTCATGCCTGTGGCCACGTATTCGGAAAATGCCGTGGGGCTGGCGGAATATATCACGGAAAACCATCAGGGAGACAATATCCCCCAGGTCGCTTTTTTTATTCATCCTTCCGCCTTCGGCAGAGGCCCTCTGGAGGACACCCAGAAAGCCATTGCCGAAGGCATGAAAATCGAAATCGTTGAAGTGGTGGAACACGGCACGGATCTGGATAACACGGCCATGCTCCAGCGCCTGGTCAGCAAAGGGGTACAGTATGTGATCTGTCAGACCGTTCAGACTCCGGTGGCCACCATGCTCACCGATGCCCAGAGACTGGGAGTCACGGCCGGCTCTTTTGGTGAAAAAGGCAAGCTCACTTTCCTGGGGGCCCACTATACGGGTGGGTCGGATCTGATCGCTCTGGCCGGCACGGCCACGGAAGGATACATCTGGGCCGATTCCTACAACCTGACCTCGGAAAACAACGAAGGGGCCAAAAAACAGCTGGAACTGGCCAAACGATATGACCGGGACGACAAGGCTGCCAACTCCCATAACTATGGTGCCGGAATTCTGGCGGCACAGATTGCCACGGAAGCCATTAAAATGGCCAAATCCGCCGACCTGAAAGTCACCCGGGAAAACCTGTATAAAATGTTGCAGAAAATGAATTTCAACTCGTTTGTGGCTGCCGGGCCGGTGACCTACTCGGAAACCGAACGGATCGGGGTGGATGTCCAGAACATTTACATCGCCCAGGACGGGGTATTCAAAAAAATCCAGTCCTTTGAATCCCAGTATATCCAGAAAGTCCGGGCCGGCCGGTAA
- a CDS encoding branched-chain amino acid ABC transporter permease, which translates to MSQNRWLATGNFFTSYKQEQRTFFTHLDRTIFTCFLVILFGWPLVFEISNKYMLVLDNILIAIVAVMGLNLLLGFAGLISIGHAAFVGIGAYSVASVCQVIGENHVIVTHFWPVLIVCAGIMGAIFGAFVGLPALRLKHLYLAIATLSFQMIFEWFIQFMSFFNQGQTIYVGRVHWFTGQVGRSDHYLFWYYIILTLVVVLGFGVRNLLKTKYGRCLVAVRDNDRAADAMGMNPGLTKVYAFALAGFFAGVAGALHAYLYRGVGFESFTLHASVGYLAMAIVGGLGTLNGIFWGPVAIKFLDIQVEQFSEFVGQYLTSAPNVATALKPLSFGLVIVLFLMYEPRGIANWWRIVKSYTKLWPFRY; encoded by the coding sequence ATGTCACAGAACCGGTGGTTAGCAACAGGAAACTTTTTCACCTCCTACAAACAAGAGCAGCGAACCTTTTTCACCCACCTGGACCGGACCATTTTCACCTGTTTTCTGGTCATTCTGTTCGGGTGGCCCCTGGTATTTGAAATCAGCAACAAGTACATGCTGGTTTTGGATAATATTCTGATCGCCATTGTGGCGGTCATGGGCCTGAATCTTCTGCTGGGGTTTGCCGGGCTGATCTCCATCGGCCATGCTGCATTCGTGGGGATCGGTGCCTATAGCGTGGCATCCGTATGTCAGGTCATCGGGGAAAACCATGTCATCGTCACCCATTTCTGGCCCGTGCTCATTGTGTGTGCCGGGATTATGGGGGCGATTTTCGGAGCGTTTGTGGGGCTGCCGGCCCTGCGGCTCAAACATCTGTACCTGGCCATTGCCACATTGTCGTTCCAGATGATTTTTGAGTGGTTCATCCAGTTCATGAGCTTTTTCAACCAGGGCCAGACCATCTATGTGGGACGGGTTCACTGGTTTACCGGCCAAGTGGGCAGAAGCGACCATTACCTGTTCTGGTACTATATCATTTTAACCCTGGTGGTGGTCCTGGGGTTCGGGGTCAGAAATCTGCTGAAAACCAAATACGGTCGGTGCCTGGTGGCGGTCAGAGACAATGACCGGGCCGCGGATGCCATGGGCATGAACCCGGGGCTCACCAAGGTGTATGCCTTTGCCCTGGCCGGATTTTTTGCGGGTGTGGCCGGGGCGCTGCATGCCTATCTCTACCGGGGAGTGGGGTTTGAATCCTTTACCCTGCACGCGTCTGTCGGATATCTGGCCATGGCCATTGTGGGGGGCTTAGGCACGCTGAACGGGATTTTCTGGGGACCCGTGGCCATCAAATTCTTAGACATTCAGGTCGAGCAGTTTTCGGAATTTGTGGGACAGTATCTGACCTCTGCCCCGAATGTGGCCACGGCCTTGAAGCCGTTGAGTTTTGGTCTGGTCATTGTGCTGTTTCTGATGTATGAGCCCCGGGGGATCGCCAACTGGTGGCGCATTGTGAAATCCTACACCAAGCTGTGGCCGTTCCGCTACTGA
- a CDS encoding branched-chain amino acid ABC transporter permease: MSYFFQIVVSGIVVGSIYALAALGLVLVYKSSRVANFAHGQIIAAGAFITFFLTVRLGVPIFFSFLASMLITFFLAMSVERIFLRRLIGEPIISVIMVTIGLASIFDGLIYLTPFGSENFSFPTFLPTESIVVGGVSISWTQLVGVIITFVLIGCFSWFFKKSTVGISMRAVSDDQFGAMSVGISVPRVFALAWATAGLSAAAAGCIIGNITGLNFETLHAFGIVVFPVVILGGLDSILGAVVAGIIMGLIQQFASGYLDGNFGLNGTGDVMPYIILLIILLFKPHGLFGIHEIERV; the protein is encoded by the coding sequence ATGAGTTATTTTTTTCAAATTGTAGTCAGTGGCATCGTAGTGGGCTCCATCTATGCCCTGGCCGCCCTGGGCCTGGTACTGGTCTACAAATCCAGCCGGGTGGCCAATTTCGCCCACGGCCAGATCATCGCTGCGGGTGCGTTTATCACCTTTTTCCTCACCGTCCGGCTGGGAGTGCCCATCTTTTTTTCCTTTCTGGCCTCCATGCTCATCACCTTTTTTCTGGCCATGAGTGTGGAAAGAATCTTTTTAAGACGGCTCATCGGAGAACCCATCATCTCGGTGATCATGGTCACCATCGGGCTGGCATCCATTTTTGACGGGCTCATCTACCTGACCCCCTTCGGGTCGGAAAATTTTTCATTCCCCACATTTCTTCCCACGGAATCCATTGTCGTGGGCGGGGTATCCATTTCCTGGACCCAGCTGGTGGGGGTGATCATCACCTTTGTGCTCATCGGGTGCTTTTCCTGGTTTTTTAAAAAATCCACGGTGGGGATCTCCATGCGGGCTGTGTCGGACGACCAGTTCGGCGCCATGTCCGTGGGCATCTCCGTGCCCCGGGTGTTCGCACTGGCCTGGGCCACGGCCGGGCTGTCCGCGGCTGCGGCCGGGTGCATTATCGGCAACATCACAGGGTTGAATTTTGAAACCCTGCATGCTTTCGGCATCGTGGTGTTCCCCGTGGTGATCTTAGGGGGCCTGGATTCTATTTTAGGGGCCGTGGTGGCCGGCATCATCATGGGTCTGATCCAGCAATTTGCCTCCGGATACCTGGACGGTAATTTCGGGCTCAACGGCACCGGCGATGTCATGCCCTATATTATTTTGTTGATCATTCTTCTTTTCAAACCCCATGGATTGTTCGGTATCCATGAAATCGAGCGGGTGTAG
- a CDS encoding AMP-binding protein has translation MSNNEHLLNFSIPQLLRWRVAESPKRTALREKDYGIWNAYTWEEYYDYVRKTGMGLRAMGLGKGDTIAIISDNIPELLFVAIGGHAIGAISAGIYQTTMPAEIAQIIQYLKVSAVFCDNQEQVDKVKEVRDQIPNVKKVIFEDPRGMRDYMSDDWFVNIRDLFEMGDAAHAKDPDLFESLVDQGKPEDVCHLCLTSGTTGLPKGTMMTHKNYINMGVRITQVDPLEETDEYVSFLPFAWIGEQMNSFGVAMATGITINFPESVETAMSDLKEIGPHFMFGAPRIYEGIRSEIWLKIDQSYWFNKLMYNYFIRVGITAAGYRMTGKSMSAMLRFKAWLGKQFIFRPLVNQIGLLRLRRAYTGGAALGPELFTFYQAIGVNLKQIYGQTEITGIAYMHRDGDIRPETVGKPLPGTECKIADDGEILSRSPSVSPGYFELPEKSKELLEGGWLHSGDAGFIDENGHLVVIDRVSDVMHNNKGEMFSPMFLENALKFSPYIKEAVIFGNKKDFVAALINIDPIVVGKWAEDRGLSYTTYMDLSKKKEVADLIMAQVIDVNSRAEKAHFKIRRFALLYKLLDVDDGELTKTGKIRRKFVQERYQNLYEALYDEKVDTKEVEASFQYQDGQSTLVKTRIAFYTVKGV, from the coding sequence ATGAGTAACAATGAACACCTGCTGAATTTCTCCATCCCCCAGCTGCTGCGGTGGCGGGTGGCTGAATCTCCCAAACGCACAGCTCTCCGGGAAAAAGATTACGGCATCTGGAATGCCTATACCTGGGAAGAATATTATGATTATGTGCGGAAAACCGGCATGGGGCTGCGGGCCATGGGCCTGGGCAAGGGAGATACCATTGCCATTATCTCGGACAATATCCCGGAACTCTTGTTTGTTGCCATCGGCGGCCATGCCATCGGTGCCATATCCGCCGGCATCTACCAGACCACCATGCCGGCGGAGATCGCCCAGATCATCCAGTACCTGAAAGTGTCTGCCGTGTTCTGCGACAACCAGGAACAGGTGGACAAAGTCAAAGAGGTCCGGGACCAGATTCCCAATGTCAAAAAAGTCATTTTTGAAGACCCCCGGGGCATGCGCGATTACATGTCCGATGACTGGTTCGTCAATATCCGGGATCTGTTTGAAATGGGAGATGCGGCCCATGCCAAAGACCCGGACCTGTTCGAGTCCCTGGTGGACCAGGGCAAACCCGAAGATGTCTGCCATTTGTGTCTGACCTCTGGCACCACAGGGCTGCCCAAGGGCACCATGATGACCCATAAAAACTATATCAACATGGGGGTTAGAATCACCCAGGTGGATCCCCTGGAAGAAACGGATGAATATGTCTCATTTCTGCCCTTTGCCTGGATCGGGGAACAGATGAACTCATTTGGTGTGGCCATGGCCACGGGGATCACCATCAATTTTCCGGAATCCGTTGAAACCGCCATGTCGGATTTAAAAGAGATCGGCCCCCATTTCATGTTCGGGGCCCCCAGGATCTATGAAGGCATCCGGTCGGAGATCTGGCTGAAAATCGACCAGTCCTACTGGTTCAACAAACTGATGTATAACTATTTTATCCGGGTCGGCATTACGGCGGCCGGGTACCGCATGACCGGGAAATCCATGTCGGCGATGCTCCGGTTCAAAGCCTGGCTGGGCAAACAGTTCATATTCCGGCCCCTGGTGAACCAGATCGGGCTTTTGCGCCTGCGGCGGGCCTATACGGGCGGGGCCGCCCTGGGACCGGAACTGTTCACCTTTTACCAGGCCATCGGGGTCAACCTCAAACAGATTTACGGCCAGACCGAAATCACGGGGATTGCCTACATGCACAGAGACGGGGATATCCGGCCTGAAACCGTGGGCAAGCCCCTGCCGGGCACGGAGTGCAAAATTGCCGATGACGGGGAGATCCTGTCCCGATCCCCCTCCGTATCCCCCGGATACTTTGAACTGCCGGAAAAATCCAAAGAACTGCTGGAAGGCGGATGGCTGCATTCCGGCGATGCCGGATTCATAGATGAAAACGGGCACCTGGTGGTCATTGACCGGGTATCTGATGTGATGCACAACAACAAAGGAGAGATGTTTTCTCCCATGTTCCTGGAAAATGCCCTCAAGTTCAGTCCTTATATCAAAGAAGCCGTGATTTTCGGCAACAAAAAGGATTTTGTGGCGGCCCTCATCAACATCGATCCCATTGTGGTGGGAAAATGGGCCGAAGACAGAGGCCTTTCCTACACCACCTACATGGATCTGTCCAAGAAAAAGGAGGTGGCAGACCTGATCATGGCACAGGTGATCGATGTCAATTCCAGAGCGGAAAAAGCGCATTTTAAAATCAGGCGGTTTGCCCTGCTGTACAAGCTGCTGGATGTGGATGACGGCGAGTTGACCAAAACCGGCAAAATCCGCCGCAAATTTGTACAGGAGCGGTATCAGAACCTGTATGAGGCCCTGTATGATGAAAAAGTGGACACAAAAGAGGTCGAAGCGTCCTTCCAATACCAGGACGGGCAGTCGACCCTGGTTAAAACCCGGATCGCATTTTACACGGTGAAAGGAGTGTGA
- a CDS encoding ABC transporter ATP-binding protein, with translation MAQLNISDVTLSFGGLKALSHVDMTIEPGLITSIIGPNGAGKTSMLNCISGFYHPTKGKIIYKDKDLSHASPHQVSTMGIARAFQNLELFSGLSVLDNLLLARHQNLTYSLFHAAVFFGKASRVEAENRKFVEDIIDFMELEPYRKNQVGNLSYGIQKKVEVARALTLDPEILLLDEPMAGMNIQEKEDIVRFVMDIQKERNVTVVLVEHDLGVVMDISDRIYVLDFGQVIGSGTPDEVANNSKVIDAYIGED, from the coding sequence ATGGCCCAATTAAACATTTCAGACGTGACTCTTTCTTTTGGCGGGCTCAAGGCATTGTCCCATGTGGACATGACCATTGAGCCCGGACTGATCACCTCCATCATCGGGCCCAACGGGGCGGGTAAAACCAGCATGCTCAACTGCATCTCCGGATTTTATCACCCCACAAAAGGGAAAATCATTTATAAGGATAAAGACCTGAGCCATGCCTCCCCCCACCAGGTCTCCACCATGGGAATTGCCCGGGCCTTCCAGAACCTGGAGCTGTTTTCAGGGTTGTCCGTGCTGGACAATCTGCTTTTGGCCCGGCACCAGAACCTGACCTATTCCCTTTTTCATGCGGCTGTTTTTTTCGGCAAAGCCTCCCGGGTGGAAGCGGAAAACAGAAAATTTGTGGAAGATATCATCGATTTCATGGAGCTGGAACCCTACCGCAAAAACCAGGTGGGCAACCTGAGCTACGGGATCCAGAAAAAAGTGGAGGTGGCCCGGGCCCTGACCCTGGATCCTGAAATACTGCTGCTGGACGAACCCATGGCCGGCATGAACATTCAGGAAAAAGAAGACATTGTCCGGTTTGTCATGGATATCCAGAAAGAACGCAACGTCACCGTGGTGCTGGTGGAACATGATCTCGGGGTGGTCATGGACATTTCCGACCGGATCTATGTGCTGGATTTCGGACAGGTGATCGGATCCGGCACCCCGGACGAGGTTGCCAACAATTCCAAAGTCATTGATGCCTATATCGGGGAGGACTGA